A window of Pedobacter lusitanus contains these coding sequences:
- a CDS encoding ester cyclase: MYTLFKAFPDMQIIPARADSSVNYIYQFGSGNTVCSVSELVGTHTGPLDLGNGRVIPPTGKKIHVLFCTVANFVDGRVNKEYLFWDQLLLLQQLGVVNVKSVPASSLKK, translated from the coding sequence ATGTACACCTTATTTAAGGCCTTTCCTGATATGCAAATTATTCCTGCCCGTGCAGACAGCAGCGTAAATTACATTTATCAGTTTGGTTCAGGCAATACCGTTTGTAGTGTAAGTGAACTTGTAGGTACACATACCGGGCCGTTGGATCTCGGTAACGGAAGGGTTATTCCTCCTACAGGTAAGAAAATCCATGTACTTTTTTGTACAGTTGCCAATTTTGTTGATGGAAGAGTCAACAAAGAATACCTTTTCTGGGATCAGCTACTGCTATTACAACAGTTAGGAGTAGTTAATGTAAAATCTGTTCCGGCAAGTTCTCTTAAAAAATAA
- a CDS encoding exonuclease domain-containing protein, which produces MLKYAVVDIETTGGFASGNGITEISILIHDGLKVIESFETLINPRQDIPVYIQTLTGISNKMVYDAPLFEEVAPKIYELLNDKVFVAHNVNFDFSFVRHQLAQSGFVLQSKKLCTVRMSRKIIPGLPSYSLGKLCSSLHIPLNDRHRAGGDAAATALLLTLLLEKDTEGAIPLSLHKSSKEQLLPPNLSKDSIEALPANPGVYYFKDQKGKIIYIGKAINLRKRVYSHFSGNKINQQRQDFLRNIYEVDFTICGTELMALILEASEIQKYWPEKNRALKRFEQKYALYDFEDQNGYVRLGIDKYKKNTNALYTFNSLLSGQSLLRGMITEHRLCEKLCFIQKNRSACTAQEKGGCNGACLGQEDPAEYNQRVNEAILHLKSALPSFALIDSGRNEEEKSCLWIEGGKFYGMGYISFYTDITDLENLKSCIVPYPSNDYILNMVLSYAESHPQQRIDILKSIAL; this is translated from the coding sequence ATGTTAAAATATGCAGTAGTTGATATTGAAACTACCGGCGGTTTTGCCTCCGGTAATGGGATTACAGAAATCTCCATCCTTATTCATGATGGTTTAAAAGTCATAGAAAGTTTTGAAACACTGATTAATCCCAGACAGGACATCCCTGTTTATATTCAAACACTTACCGGTATCAGTAATAAAATGGTTTATGATGCGCCGCTTTTCGAAGAGGTAGCCCCTAAAATTTATGAGCTGCTGAATGATAAAGTATTTGTTGCGCATAACGTAAATTTTGATTTCTCTTTTGTCAGGCATCAGCTTGCCCAATCGGGATTTGTACTGCAGTCAAAAAAGCTTTGTACAGTCAGAATGAGCAGAAAAATTATCCCTGGTCTTCCTTCTTATAGTCTGGGTAAACTCTGTTCGTCATTGCATATTCCTTTAAATGACCGGCACCGTGCCGGTGGTGATGCTGCTGCAACGGCATTATTGTTAACATTGCTGCTGGAAAAAGATACGGAAGGCGCCATCCCGCTTTCCTTACATAAAAGTTCTAAAGAACAGCTGTTACCTCCAAATTTATCAAAGGATAGTATCGAAGCTTTACCGGCTAACCCGGGTGTATATTATTTTAAAGATCAGAAAGGAAAAATCATCTACATTGGTAAAGCTATTAATCTCAGAAAACGGGTGTACTCCCATTTTTCAGGAAACAAGATCAATCAGCAGAGACAGGATTTTCTAAGAAACATTTATGAAGTAGATTTCACGATCTGTGGTACTGAACTCATGGCGCTGATTCTTGAAGCATCAGAAATACAGAAATACTGGCCAGAAAAAAACAGGGCTTTAAAGCGGTTTGAGCAAAAGTATGCGCTTTACGATTTTGAGGATCAGAACGGCTATGTCCGTCTGGGAATTGACAAATACAAGAAAAACACGAATGCGTTGTACACATTCAATAGCCTATTGTCGGGGCAGAGTTTGCTAAGAGGCATGATTACCGAACACCGGTTATGTGAAAAACTGTGTTTTATTCAGAAAAACAGATCTGCTTGTACTGCTCAGGAGAAAGGTGGATGTAATGGTGCCTGTCTTGGCCAGGAAGATCCAGCTGAATATAATCAGCGGGTAAATGAGGCAATCTTACATTTAAAATCAGCTCTTCCCTCCTTTGCACTGATAGATTCCGGAAGAAACGAAGAAGAAAAGAGCTGTTTATGGATCGAAGGAGGTAAATTTTACGGTATGGGCTATATTTCTTTTTACACTGACATCACGGATCTGGAAAACCTGAAGTCTTGTATAGTACCTTATCCATCAAATGATTATATCCTGAATATGGTTCTTTCTTATGCAGAATCGCATCCTCAGCAAAGAATAGATATTTTAAAATCTATAGCCTTGTAG
- a CDS encoding XRE family transcriptional regulator codes for MENTENQRLKIFRKSLNKTQIEFGAVTGLKQGSFADVERGKVKVSGDIKNALNKEFSLNIEWLETGHGEMTTDSVKPNARAIGEIQYPLEFTDSPFIDLGDGQYLMVVPLVNEYAYAGYLSGYKDPEYLEVLPKHTIIVDKYHKGSYRAFEIVGDSMDDNTKESISDGSIATGREIQQHLWTSKFHTHRFKDYIIVHRKMGIIAKRISNHDIETGIITCHSLNPDKTTYPDFDIQLDEVKQIFNIVNVLQKR; via the coding sequence ATGGAAAATACTGAAAATCAACGCCTTAAAATTTTTAGAAAATCACTCAATAAGACTCAGATAGAGTTTGGAGCAGTAACCGGGCTAAAACAAGGCAGCTTCGCAGATGTCGAAAGAGGTAAAGTGAAGGTATCCGGAGATATCAAAAACGCATTAAATAAAGAATTTTCTTTAAATATAGAATGGCTGGAAACCGGCCATGGAGAAATGACAACTGATAGTGTTAAACCCAACGCAAGAGCTATTGGGGAGATACAATATCCACTTGAGTTTACCGACTCTCCTTTTATTGATCTGGGAGATGGTCAGTACCTGATGGTCGTACCATTAGTAAATGAATATGCTTATGCAGGTTATTTATCCGGTTATAAAGATCCAGAGTATTTAGAAGTATTACCAAAGCATACAATTATCGTGGACAAATATCATAAAGGCAGTTACAGAGCATTTGAAATAGTTGGAGACAGTATGGATGACAATACCAAAGAAAGTATCAGTGATGGTAGTATTGCCACAGGCAGAGAAATTCAGCAGCATTTATGGACTTCCAAATTCCATACCCACCGGTTCAAAGATTATATCATTGTACATAGAAAAATGGGAATTATAGCCAAACGCATATCAAACCATGATATTGAAACTGGTATTATCACCTGTCACTCATTAAATCCTGATAAAACTACTTATCCGGATTTTGATATCCAGCTTGATGAAGTAAAGCAAATCTTTAACATAGTTAATGTGCTGCAAAAAAGATAA
- a CDS encoding winged helix-turn-helix transcriptional regulator produces MMEEKVQTLTEKCSKTILSVHDAMDILNGRWKITIIGALFLGKMRFTDLLREINGISGKMLSRELKDLEINQLVTRTILNTQPIGVEYELTEYGRTLENVLKALSAWGTDHRKRITGK; encoded by the coding sequence ATGATGGAAGAGAAAGTTCAAACCCTAACAGAAAAATGCAGTAAGACTATACTTTCTGTACATGACGCTATGGATATCTTAAATGGACGCTGGAAGATTACCATTATAGGTGCACTCTTCTTAGGTAAAATGAGATTTACAGATCTTTTACGTGAGATAAATGGGATTTCCGGTAAAATGTTAAGCCGTGAACTAAAAGATCTGGAGATCAACCAGCTTGTTACAAGAACGATATTAAATACTCAACCCATAGGTGTTGAATATGAACTTACCGAGTACGGCCGCACCCTGGAAAATGTTCTTAAAGCACTATCTGCCTGGGGAACGGATCACAGAAAAAGAATTACCGGTAAATAG
- a CDS encoding OsmC family protein, whose protein sequence is MDKKQITAVTELDRSHYLTKVYAGGHFIYADEPTDVGGTDEGMNPGALLLASLGSCTAITIRMYADRKNMALESIRIHLAICNEEQMDAGTKITREIEFTGDLSEAEISRLMQIADKCPIHKILTNPIQIETTTA, encoded by the coding sequence ATGGACAAGAAACAAATCACCGCAGTTACAGAACTGGACCGTTCACATTATCTGACTAAAGTATATGCAGGCGGACATTTCATTTATGCGGATGAACCTACTGATGTTGGTGGAACTGATGAGGGTATGAATCCTGGTGCATTGCTTTTAGCCAGTTTAGGAAGCTGTACCGCAATTACCATCAGAATGTATGCAGACAGAAAGAATATGGCTTTAGAGAGCATTAGAATTCATCTGGCGATCTGTAACGAAGAACAGATGGATGCCGGAACTAAGATTACCAGGGAAATTGAGTTTACCGGAGACTTATCAGAAGCAGAAATAAGCAGACTGATGCAGATTGCAGATAAATGCCCTATTCACAAAATCTTAACTAATCCTATACAAATAGAAACTACTACCGCATAA
- a CDS encoding SRPBCC family protein, which yields MSDNKVSLHRVIKASPEKIYRAFTEAIAIASWLPPYGYLCTVHNMNVQVGGTFKMSFHNFTTGNGHSFGGEYLELKPNEFLKYTDKFDDPNLPGTMTTSVWIQKTSVGTELKILQEGIPAMIPAEMCYLGWQESLEKLNKLVEPEIPDA from the coding sequence ATGTCAGACAACAAAGTTTCATTGCACAGAGTTATTAAGGCCTCACCTGAAAAGATATATCGTGCCTTCACTGAAGCTATAGCAATCGCTTCATGGTTGCCACCGTATGGTTATCTTTGTACAGTACACAATATGAATGTACAGGTAGGCGGTACTTTTAAGATGTCATTTCACAATTTCACAACTGGCAACGGTCACTCCTTTGGCGGAGAGTATTTAGAGCTCAAGCCCAATGAGTTTCTGAAGTATACTGATAAATTTGATGATCCAAACCTGCCTGGTACAATGACCACTTCTGTTTGGATTCAAAAAACATCTGTTGGTACAGAATTAAAAATATTGCAGGAAGGGATACCTGCTATGATACCTGCAGAAATGTGTTATCTGGGCTGGCAGGAATCACTGGAAAAACTGAATAAGCTGGTTGAACCTGAGATACCTGATGCCTGA
- a CDS encoding DJ-1/PfpI family protein — MRSIQFLLIMAVIFTSFGSVNAQTGHQFNFKKNKKINVAFFVFNDVEALDLNGPIDVLTKANTMDPVYNLYTVSLTREAVKAQGDVFKMNATYTIEDAPQADILIMPGGSTMQINKLCADHPELITWLKKQHESTEVTMSVCTGAFFLASSGILDGKQATTHFSAIDLLRKNEKFKVVENLRYIQDGKVLTTAGITSGLDGALYLSELISGKAVADQIAQILIYNRNGDLSFMDAVAK, encoded by the coding sequence ATGAGAAGTATTCAGTTTCTACTAATAATGGCGGTTATTTTCACGTCATTCGGATCGGTAAATGCGCAAACCGGTCATCAGTTCAATTTCAAAAAAAACAAGAAAATCAACGTAGCCTTTTTTGTCTTCAACGATGTGGAGGCTTTAGATTTAAATGGCCCGATCGATGTTTTGACTAAGGCTAACACAATGGATCCGGTTTATAATTTATATACGGTTTCATTAACCAGAGAGGCAGTAAAAGCGCAGGGAGATGTGTTTAAGATGAATGCTACTTATACGATTGAAGATGCCCCGCAAGCAGATATCTTAATTATGCCTGGCGGGTCCACTATGCAGATCAACAAATTGTGTGCTGATCATCCTGAACTGATAACATGGCTAAAAAAACAACATGAATCGACTGAGGTAACCATGTCTGTATGTACCGGTGCTTTCTTTTTAGCTTCTTCAGGTATTTTAGATGGAAAACAGGCTACCACGCATTTCAGCGCAATTGATTTGTTAAGGAAAAATGAGAAATTTAAGGTTGTAGAAAACCTTCGTTATATTCAGGATGGCAAAGTTTTAACTACTGCCGGGATTACCTCAGGTTTGGATGGTGCTTTATACTTAAGCGAATTGATCAGCGGTAAGGCTGTAGCAGATCAGATTGCACAAATACTTATTTATAACCGTAATGGTGATTTAAGTTTCATGGATGCTGTGGCAAAATAG
- a CDS encoding ABC1 kinase family protein has protein sequence MMVNQKRKLKRTVSLVSIFVKYGFEELLIRSNIKSLLPSDDDNEQAAEAELSLTVYERIRMALEELGPTYVKFGQAFSSREDLLPAEMIVELQKLQDNVEIEVLDVKERIEAELGIDPDEYFESVDTEPFASASISQVYKAKLKSGAPVVLKIKRAGIREVVASDMLIMKDVAKLLTNYSELFRKINLNEVLEAFEKSIFQELSFLNELANIEKFNRNFKGVDTIYLVKAYPELSNDNILCMEFVEGVKITNKEAIIALGLNPASIASRGLDLYLVQVLEHGFFHADPHPGNLLVMDSGKIAFIDFGSMGSMVPKEKELLEDFISHFIEQDARRLIATIKKMAIRFNISDEKKLEKDIHHFFNLLNSTSLQEIDVKEVLSRFSAILNENEILMPEHLYLLVRGIVLIEGIGRALIPDLNIIESLKPYIFKIAIRKLSPENLKISGMKLLRTLTDALKTMPDDVQSVLAKLNNGDLKVVQEIEGLSLIKKLISRLMNRLVFAILMSGLFISSAILVLADKPPYFNGIPVLALIGFILSLVFGISLLISWLSKNK, from the coding sequence ATGATGGTTAATCAAAAGAGGAAACTCAAAAGAACAGTCTCACTTGTCAGCATATTTGTGAAATATGGATTTGAGGAATTATTAATCAGAAGTAATATCAAAAGCTTGTTGCCTTCTGATGATGACAATGAGCAGGCAGCAGAAGCGGAGTTATCTCTGACTGTTTATGAACGGATCAGAATGGCGCTGGAAGAATTGGGGCCAACTTATGTGAAATTTGGACAGGCATTTAGCAGCAGAGAAGACCTTCTGCCTGCAGAAATGATTGTTGAGCTGCAAAAACTGCAGGATAATGTAGAAATTGAGGTTCTGGACGTCAAAGAAAGAATCGAAGCAGAATTAGGTATTGATCCTGATGAGTATTTTGAAAGTGTTGACACGGAGCCTTTTGCATCTGCTTCCATATCGCAGGTTTATAAAGCTAAATTAAAAAGTGGTGCGCCTGTAGTGTTGAAGATAAAACGGGCTGGAATCAGAGAGGTCGTGGCTTCAGATATGCTCATCATGAAAGATGTAGCAAAACTGCTGACTAATTATAGTGAATTGTTCCGGAAGATCAATCTGAATGAAGTACTCGAAGCGTTTGAAAAGTCTATTTTTCAGGAGCTTTCTTTTTTGAATGAGCTGGCTAATATAGAGAAGTTCAACAGAAACTTTAAAGGGGTGGATACTATCTATCTGGTTAAGGCTTATCCGGAGTTAAGCAACGACAATATACTTTGTATGGAGTTTGTTGAGGGGGTAAAAATAACGAATAAAGAAGCTATCATTGCTTTGGGGCTGAATCCTGCTTCGATTGCTTCCCGGGGTCTTGATCTTTATCTGGTACAGGTGCTGGAGCATGGCTTCTTTCATGCCGACCCTCATCCGGGCAATCTTTTAGTAATGGATAGTGGTAAAATTGCTTTCATTGACTTTGGTTCAATGGGCAGTATGGTTCCGAAAGAAAAGGAGCTGCTGGAAGATTTTATCTCTCATTTTATAGAACAGGATGCCCGCAGACTGATTGCTACTATCAAAAAGATGGCGATACGTTTCAATATCAGTGACGAAAAGAAACTGGAAAAAGATATTCATCATTTTTTCAATTTACTGAACAGTACATCATTGCAGGAAATTGACGTCAAAGAAGTATTAAGCCGGTTTTCGGCTATTCTGAATGAAAATGAAATCCTGATGCCAGAACATCTTTATCTTTTGGTAAGAGGAATTGTATTAATTGAAGGTATAGGCAGAGCATTGATCCCTGATCTGAATATTATTGAGAGTTTAAAACCTTATATATTCAAAATTGCCATTCGTAAACTCAGTCCTGAAAATCTGAAAATCAGTGGAATGAAGCTTTTAAGAACATTAACAGATGCACTGAAAACTATGCCGGATGATGTGCAGTCTGTTCTGGCAAAACTTAATAACGGAGATCTGAAAGTTGTACAGGAAATTGAAGGTTTATCACTGATTAAAAAACTGATAAGCCGATTGATGAACCGGTTGGTCTTTGCTATACTGATGTCCGGATTATTTATTAGCTCGGCTATATTGGTACTGGCTGATAAACCGCCTTATTTTAATGGAATTCCAGTTCTGGCTCTGATTGGTTTTATACTGAGTCTGGTTTTTGGAATTTCACTGCTGATTTCCTGGCTGTCAAAAAATAAATAG
- a CDS encoding DUF2200 domain-containing protein has translation MNNTRVYQMSFAGVYPHYIQKAEKKNRTKDEVDTIIYWLTGYDKQTLQQLIDNKTNFEDFFAQAPQINPNVSKITGVICGYRVEEIEDGLMQKIRYLDKLVDELAKGKAMDKILRT, from the coding sequence ATGAATAATACAAGAGTATATCAAATGTCTTTTGCTGGTGTCTATCCTCACTACATTCAAAAAGCAGAGAAAAAAAACCGCACAAAAGATGAAGTAGATACGATCATATACTGGCTAACGGGATACGATAAACAAACTCTGCAACAGCTTATCGACAACAAGACCAATTTTGAAGACTTTTTTGCTCAGGCACCACAAATAAATCCAAATGTTTCAAAAATTACAGGCGTAATCTGCGGTTACCGTGTGGAGGAAATCGAAGACGGGCTCATGCAAAAGATACGTTACCTGGATAAGCTGGTAGATGAATTGGCAAAAGGAAAGGCAATGGATAAGATTTTAAGAACGTGA
- a CDS encoding nucleoside recognition domain-containing protein, which produces MALNYLWIAFFIIAFVVALIRLIFFGDTEIFKLIVDGTFESAKVGVMDIALPLVGIMTLWLGIMNIGEKAGAINFLSRIIGPFFSRIFPEVPKNHPATGHMVMNFSANLLGLDNAATPFGLKAMQSLQEINPDKDTASNAQIMFLVLHTSGLTLIPLSIMAQRAILGAADPSDIFIPCMIATYVATVVGLIAVAIKQKINLFNSVVISWLGGITLFLVGMIYYFTNFLSKEQIEVVSRVVSNFILFSIIIAFILGAVRKKVNVYDAFIEGAKNGFTTCITIIPYLVGMLVAIGVLRNSGVLGYIVDGFTWCFVHSGINADFTPALPTALIKPLSGSGAKAMMVDTMKTFGPDSFVGRLSCVFNGSADTTFYIVALYFGSVGIKRTRYAIPFGLLADLAGIIAAVFVAYLFFH; this is translated from the coding sequence ATGGCATTAAATTATTTATGGATTGCGTTTTTCATCATCGCATTCGTTGTTGCACTGATCAGATTAATCTTTTTTGGTGATACTGAAATATTCAAACTTATAGTAGACGGCACTTTTGAATCTGCCAAAGTCGGGGTAATGGATATTGCTTTACCACTGGTAGGGATCATGACTTTATGGCTTGGGATTATGAATATCGGGGAAAAAGCTGGTGCTATTAATTTTCTATCCCGTATTATCGGTCCTTTTTTCAGCCGTATCTTTCCTGAAGTACCTAAAAATCACCCTGCCACAGGACATATGGTGATGAATTTCTCTGCTAATTTACTGGGTCTGGATAATGCAGCCACTCCTTTTGGTTTAAAGGCCATGCAGAGTTTACAGGAAATCAACCCGGATAAAGATACTGCCAGTAATGCGCAGATCATGTTCCTGGTACTGCATACTTCCGGTCTTACGCTGATTCCACTGAGTATTATGGCACAAAGAGCTATACTGGGTGCTGCAGATCCTTCGGATATCTTTATTCCCTGCATGATTGCGACTTATGTGGCTACTGTAGTTGGACTGATCGCCGTTGCTATCAAACAAAAAATCAACCTGTTTAATTCGGTAGTGATTTCCTGGCTGGGCGGCATTACTTTGTTTTTAGTGGGGATGATTTATTATTTCACTAACTTCCTGAGTAAAGAACAGATAGAGGTAGTTTCCAGAGTTGTCTCTAATTTTATTCTTTTTTCCATTATTATAGCCTTTATTTTAGGTGCCGTTCGCAAAAAGGTAAATGTGTATGATGCATTTATAGAGGGAGCAAAAAATGGTTTTACAACCTGTATTACGATTATCCCTTATCTGGTAGGTATGCTTGTTGCAATCGGAGTTTTACGAAATTCTGGTGTACTGGGGTATATTGTTGATGGTTTTACCTGGTGTTTTGTACATTCGGGGATCAACGCAGACTTTACCCCTGCTCTGCCAACGGCACTGATCAAACCACTGAGTGGCAGTGGTGCAAAAGCAATGATGGTGGATACGATGAAAACTTTTGGTCCTGATTCATTTGTAGGCCGTCTGTCCTGTGTTTTTAACGGGTCAGCAGATACTACTTTTTATATTGTAGCCCTTTATTTTGGTTCTGTAGGTATTAAACGTACACGTTATGCCATTCCGTTCGGGCTTCTGGCAGATTTAGCAGGAATTATAGCAGCTGTATTTGTGGCTTACCTGTTTTTCCATTAA
- a CDS encoding DHCW motif cupin fold protein — protein sequence MDSGGIAFENTDWENIPATRHNGETGFALWKTIDYGDLRIRVVEYSKNYKADHWCSKGHVIYCIEGEMVSELADGSEYKLTKGMSYQVSDELSSHRTYSEQGVKLFIVDGSFLGQRPEKQ from the coding sequence ATGGATTCAGGAGGTATTGCATTTGAAAACACAGACTGGGAAAATATTCCTGCAACCAGACATAACGGAGAGACTGGATTTGCACTCTGGAAAACCATAGACTATGGCGATCTACGCATTAGAGTAGTGGAATATTCAAAAAATTATAAGGCAGATCATTGGTGCTCCAAAGGACATGTCATTTACTGTATTGAAGGTGAAATGGTTTCAGAATTAGCAGATGGGAGTGAATATAAACTAACTAAAGGAATGTCTTATCAGGTTTCAGATGAATTAAGCTCTCACCGGACCTATTCTGAACAGGGCGTGAAATTGTTTATCGTAGATGGTTCATTTCTTGGACAGAGACCAGAAAAACAATAA
- a CDS encoding nitroreductase family protein, which translates to MVLLEALNWRYATKKMNGQVVPQDKLDYILEAARLAPSSSGLQPFRVFVISNKELLEKIQPIAYNQSQITDASHLLVFAAWDGYSLERIEEVFNKTIAERGLPAAAMDDYKATLWGMYEPLGQEWHANHAARQAYISFGLAIGAAAEQRVDATPIEGFLPPALDELLGLKELGLKSAVILALGYRDEANDWLVNMKKVRTPKENFVTAII; encoded by the coding sequence ATGGTCTTACTGGAAGCATTAAATTGGCGATATGCCACAAAAAAAATGAACGGACAAGTTGTCCCACAAGACAAACTTGATTATATTTTAGAAGCAGCGCGACTTGCTCCATCCTCATCAGGGTTACAGCCTTTTCGTGTTTTTGTGATTTCTAATAAAGAATTACTGGAGAAAATACAACCCATTGCCTATAACCAAAGCCAGATTACTGATGCTTCGCATTTATTGGTCTTTGCAGCCTGGGATGGTTACAGCTTAGAAAGAATAGAAGAGGTCTTTAATAAAACTATTGCAGAAAGAGGACTGCCAGCTGCTGCAATGGATGATTATAAAGCGACACTTTGGGGTATGTATGAACCTCTTGGGCAAGAGTGGCATGCAAATCATGCTGCAAGACAAGCTTATATTTCATTTGGTCTGGCAATTGGAGCAGCGGCAGAACAAAGAGTTGATGCAACTCCGATTGAAGGATTTTTACCACCAGCTTTAGATGAGTTGCTGGGTTTGAAAGAACTGGGGCTGAAAAGTGCGGTGATCTTAGCCTTAGGTTATAGAGATGAAGCCAATGACTGGCTGGTGAATATGAAAAAGGTCAGAACTCCAAAAGAAAACTTTGTAACAGCAATCATTTAA
- a CDS encoding response regulator transcription factor: MLKILAVDDDKAILDVIRFILEEEGYEVITLANGNNILDMVKQISPDLILLDVMLGGLDGREICKALKAHEQFKKIPVVIISASHQLSDLLLPGSPDNFLAKPFDIDHLVQIVKAQLAA, from the coding sequence ATGTTGAAAATTCTGGCAGTGGATGACGATAAGGCTATCCTGGACGTTATCAGATTTATCCTGGAAGAAGAAGGTTATGAAGTGATCACGCTGGCTAACGGGAATAATATATTGGATATGGTGAAGCAAATTTCTCCGGATCTGATTTTACTTGATGTAATGCTTGGTGGCTTAGATGGCAGAGAAATCTGTAAAGCATTGAAAGCGCACGAGCAATTCAAAAAAATACCTGTGGTAATCATCTCGGCTAGTCATCAGCTGAGTGATTTGCTGCTGCCCGGATCTCCTGATAACTTTCTGGCTAAACCCTTTGATATAGATCACCTGGTTCAAATTGTTAAAGCACAGCTTGCTGCTTAA
- a CDS encoding DJ-1/PfpI family protein: MKIFKVILILAVIILSMAALNAQTLKKEPQLNFKKGKKINVAFLVFDQVESLDLNGPVDIFTKANHADTVYNLYTVSLTKKAVNAEGNVLKMNATYTINDAPQADILVIPGAFPPVILQLSKEHPELIRWLQEQSKSSVVTMSVCTGALLLAEAGILNHKEATTHHQALDILKKYPQVKIVEHVRYVQDGKILTTAGITSGFDGSLHLVDLINDKEVADRIAHMLIYNRNGNLDFMEIQAK; this comes from the coding sequence ATGAAAATATTCAAAGTAATTTTGATACTGGCGGTAATCATACTCTCTATGGCTGCCTTAAATGCACAAACTCTTAAAAAAGAACCTCAACTCAATTTTAAAAAAGGAAAGAAGATTAATGTTGCGTTTTTAGTTTTTGATCAGGTAGAATCTCTGGATCTGAATGGACCTGTAGATATTTTTACCAAAGCAAATCATGCTGATACTGTTTATAACCTGTACACGGTATCGTTAACTAAAAAAGCGGTTAATGCAGAAGGCAATGTATTGAAAATGAATGCTACCTATACTATAAATGATGCCCCTCAGGCTGATATTCTGGTTATTCCCGGCGCATTTCCACCTGTTATTCTTCAGTTATCAAAAGAGCATCCGGAACTGATTCGCTGGCTGCAGGAACAAAGTAAATCTTCAGTAGTGACGATGTCTGTCTGTACAGGGGCACTTCTGCTGGCTGAAGCCGGTATTTTAAATCATAAGGAGGCAACTACTCATCATCAGGCTTTGGATATACTTAAAAAATATCCTCAAGTCAAAATAGTAGAGCATGTTCGTTATGTACAGGACGGGAAGATATTGACCACTGCGGGTATTACTTCTGGTTTTGATGGCAGTTTACATCTGGTGGACCTGATTAATGACAAAGAGGTTGCTGACAGGATAGCTCATATGTTAATTTACAACAGAAATGGAAATCTGGACTTCATGGAAATTCAGGCAAAATAG